One window of Dama dama isolate Ldn47 chromosome 30, ASM3311817v1, whole genome shotgun sequence genomic DNA carries:
- the RFXAP gene encoding regulatory factor X-associated protein isoform X1, translating to MHPCGGQDEAAAEGVLRQAPALGGSGGPGKPVRYLCEVAGDGEEEAGEDEADLLDTSDPPGGGESTASLEDLEDEETHSGGEGGGGGARRRGSGGGSGGGGLSKTCTYEGCSETTSQVAKQRKPWMCKKHRNKMYKDKYKKKKSDQALNCGGAAAAGSSGNVKLEESADNILSIVKQKTGSFGDRPARPTLLEQVLNQKRLSLLRSPEVVQFLQKQQQLLNQQVLEQRQQQFPGTSV from the exons ATGCACCCCTGTGGAGGGCAGGACGAAGCCGCGGCCGAGGGCGTCCTGCGGCAGGCTCCGGCCCTGGGGGGCAGCGGCGGACCCGGCAAGCCTGTTCGGTACCTGTGCGAAGTGGCTGGGGATGGCGAGGAGGAGGCGGGGGAGGACGAGGCCGACCTGCTGGACACCTCAGACCCCCCGGGAGGAGGCGAGAGCACAGCCAGTTTGGAGGATCTGGAGGACGAGGAGACCCACTCGGGGGGCGAGGGCGGCGGCGGGGGAGCCCGGAGACGGGGCAGCggtggcggcagcggcggcggcggcctgaGCAAGACCTGCACGTACGAGGGCTGCAGCGAGACCACTAGTCAGGTGGCCAAGCAGCGCAAGCCGTGGATGTGCAAGAAGCACCGCAACAAGATGTACAAGGACAAgtacaagaagaagaaaagcgACCAGGCCCTGAACTGCGGTGGGGCCGCCGCGGCTGGCAGCTCAGGAAACGTCAAACTGGAG GAAAGTGCAGACAACATACTCTCCATTGTAAAACAAAAAACGGGATCTTTTGGAGATCGACCTGCAAGACCTACTCTTTTAGAACAAGTGTTAAATCAAAAAAGACTG TCATTACTAAGAAGTCCAGAAGTGGTACAGTTTTTACAGAAACAGCAGCAGCTATTAAATCAGCAAGTTTTGGAGCAAAGACAACAGCAGTTTCCAGGAACATCAGTGTGA
- the RFXAP gene encoding regulatory factor X-associated protein isoform X2, translating to MHPCGGQDEAAAEGVLRQAPALGGSGGPGKPVRYLCEVAGDGEEEAGEDEADLLDTSDPPGGGESTASLEDLEDEETHSGGEGGGGGARRRGSGGGSGGGGLSKTCTYEGCSETTSQVAKQRKPWMCKKHRNKMYKDKYKKKKSDQALNCGGAAAAGSSGNVKLESLLRSPEVVQFLQKQQQLLNQQVLEQRQQQFPGTSV from the exons ATGCACCCCTGTGGAGGGCAGGACGAAGCCGCGGCCGAGGGCGTCCTGCGGCAGGCTCCGGCCCTGGGGGGCAGCGGCGGACCCGGCAAGCCTGTTCGGTACCTGTGCGAAGTGGCTGGGGATGGCGAGGAGGAGGCGGGGGAGGACGAGGCCGACCTGCTGGACACCTCAGACCCCCCGGGAGGAGGCGAGAGCACAGCCAGTTTGGAGGATCTGGAGGACGAGGAGACCCACTCGGGGGGCGAGGGCGGCGGCGGGGGAGCCCGGAGACGGGGCAGCggtggcggcagcggcggcggcggcctgaGCAAGACCTGCACGTACGAGGGCTGCAGCGAGACCACTAGTCAGGTGGCCAAGCAGCGCAAGCCGTGGATGTGCAAGAAGCACCGCAACAAGATGTACAAGGACAAgtacaagaagaagaaaagcgACCAGGCCCTGAACTGCGGTGGGGCCGCCGCGGCTGGCAGCTCAGGAAACGTCAAACTGGAG TCATTACTAAGAAGTCCAGAAGTGGTACAGTTTTTACAGAAACAGCAGCAGCTATTAAATCAGCAAGTTTTGGAGCAAAGACAACAGCAGTTTCCAGGAACATCAGTGTGA